From a single Nitrogeniibacter mangrovi genomic region:
- a CDS encoding RluA family pseudouridine synthase: MSQSKAPEVRHVEIDAEMAGQRLDNFLARELKGVPKSHIYRLLRSGQVRINGKRAGQTYRLSAGDTIRIPPVRVSQSAVGRVVPHGKPLPVVYEDDALLVIDKPAGMAVHGGSGVSFGVIEQLRRQRPDARLLELAHRLDRETSGLLIVAKKRSALAALHDMMREGRVDKHYITMVAGRWMHPRQHLRDPLYKYQTADGERRVRVQADGKAAHSIVTLRRRWQTMSELGVELKTGRTHQIRVHLTHAGFPLLGDDKYGDFALNKTLAKTAGLQRMFLHAARLAFHHPLSGEPVAVEAELPAELLAFRRWVEQQEERDFGEAL; the protein is encoded by the coding sequence ATGTCGCAAAGCAAAGCGCCCGAAGTCAGACATGTCGAGATCGATGCCGAAATGGCTGGGCAACGGCTCGACAACTTCCTTGCGCGAGAGCTCAAGGGGGTGCCGAAGAGTCACATCTACCGACTGCTGCGCAGCGGTCAGGTCCGCATCAACGGCAAGCGTGCCGGGCAGACCTATCGGCTCAGCGCCGGCGATACGATTCGCATTCCACCGGTACGCGTGAGCCAGTCGGCCGTGGGCCGGGTGGTGCCGCACGGCAAGCCTCTGCCGGTCGTGTACGAGGACGACGCGCTGCTGGTGATCGACAAGCCGGCCGGGATGGCGGTGCATGGCGGCAGCGGGGTGAGTTTCGGCGTCATCGAGCAGCTGCGTCGCCAGCGCCCCGACGCGCGCCTGCTCGAACTGGCGCATCGGCTCGACCGTGAGACCTCGGGCCTGCTGATCGTGGCCAAGAAGCGCTCGGCGCTCGCCGCGCTGCATGACATGATGCGCGAAGGCCGGGTGGACAAGCACTACATCACCATGGTGGCCGGGCGCTGGATGCATCCGCGCCAGCATCTGCGCGATCCGCTCTACAAGTACCAGACCGCCGATGGCGAGCGCCGGGTCCGGGTGCAGGCGGACGGGAAGGCGGCGCACAGCATCGTGACCCTGCGGCGGCGCTGGCAGACGATGAGCGAGCTGGGGGTGGAACTGAAGACCGGTCGCACCCATCAGATCCGCGTGCATCTGACGCATGCCGGCTTTCCGTTGCTCGGGGACGACAAGTATGGTGATTTTGCCCTGAACAAGACGCTGGCGAAGACGGCCGGGCTGCAACGCATGTTCCTGCATGCGGCGCGTCTGGCCTTTCACCATCCGCTCTCCGGCGAACCGGTTGCCGTGGAAGCGGAGCTGCCCGCGGAACTGCTGGCGTTCCGGCGCTGGGTAGAGCAACAGGAGGAGCGGGATTTTGGCGAAGCGCTATGA
- a CDS encoding HAD-IA family hydrolase produces the protein MAKRYDLIVFDWDGTLLDSAAAIVRSIQAASQDLGLPVPDDVRARHVIGLGLQDALAHAVPELPPCDYPRMVERYRHHYLSSDHELMLFDGVPAMIERLAQGGWFLGVATGKSRQGLDRALAHSGLGEYFDATRCADESFSKPHPAMLEALMEELVVEPARTLMIGDTTHDLQMAVNAGVDAVGVSYGAHPPEGLATVPSVACVDSLGALDRWLAQNA, from the coding sequence TTGGCGAAGCGCTATGACCTGATCGTGTTCGACTGGGACGGGACGCTGCTCGACTCCGCAGCCGCCATCGTGCGTTCGATCCAGGCGGCCAGCCAGGATCTGGGTTTGCCGGTTCCGGACGACGTGCGCGCGCGCCATGTCATCGGCCTCGGTCTGCAGGACGCGTTGGCCCACGCGGTGCCCGAATTGCCGCCGTGCGACTATCCGCGCATGGTGGAGCGTTACCGTCACCATTATCTGTCCAGCGATCACGAGTTGATGCTGTTCGACGGCGTGCCCGCCATGATCGAGCGGCTGGCCCAAGGGGGCTGGTTTCTCGGAGTGGCCACCGGCAAGAGCCGCCAGGGCCTGGACCGGGCGCTGGCGCATTCGGGCCTGGGCGAGTACTTCGACGCGACGCGATGCGCGGACGAGAGCTTTTCCAAACCGCACCCGGCCATGCTCGAAGCGCTCATGGAGGAACTGGTGGTCGAGCCAGCGCGTACGCTGATGATCGGCGATACCACCCATGACCTGCAGATGGCGGTCAATGCCGGCGTCGATGCGGTGGGCGTGAGCTACGGAGCGCATCCGCCGGAGGGGCTGGCGACGGTGCCCAGTGTGGCGTGTGTGGATTCGCTCGGGGCGCTGGACCGATGGCTCGCACAGAACGCCTGA